From the Bacteroidales bacterium genome, one window contains:
- a CDS encoding DNA-directed RNA polymerase subunit omega gives MDYKKIKTDSEAVTRKLKDFDTPTGNIYETVSILSKRANQIGKDIKEELNRKIEEFATPNDSLEEIFENREQIELARFYERLPKPTLIAIQEFLDGNIYYRNPAKDINTLK, from the coding sequence ATGGATTACAAAAAAATTAAAACGGATAGTGAAGCCGTAACACGTAAACTGAAAGATTTTGATACCCCCACAGGAAATATTTACGAAACGGTATCTATCTTATCAAAACGCGCAAATCAAATAGGGAAAGATATTAAAGAAGAACTAAACAGAAAAATTGAAGAGTTTGCAACTCCCAATGACAGTTTGGAAGAAATTTTTGAGAACAGAGAGCAAATAGAATTAGCCAGATTTTACGAAAGACTTCCAAAACCAACATTGATTGCAATACAGGAATTTTTGGACGGTAATATCTATTATCGTAATCCAGCAAAAGATATTAATACTTTAAAATAA